The Deinococcus misasensis DSM 22328 genome contains a region encoding:
- a CDS encoding NB-ARC domain-containing protein: MKATQHHLPRYLDDFIGRTRDLEKLSEALQRYALISIVGFGGVGKTRLAIEFSRQHREDFKDGIYFFDAYNSKNTNVFISNMAKFFDITDVKIEMITEFLVEYFQNKRILLIFDNMEHLPEIGLFIKNLLAECPTIKILVTSRERLKVRGECVYKIHPFNFEALDTDLSSNEAIQMFYNRARMADPELPLTPENQHLMFQICALLEGIPLSIELVASQVFTHSLPSILKFLQDNQLLQDHPASIDLDDRQRSMRNLIDWSYQLLEKEQQLVFRYLNFFEGKFDLDETLHILQVLFEEQHIQADPRAVVTSLMEKNLLYQKVAGDGRAMLFFLDVVKVYARTLTPEHEQHKMLDLYTRYYVRRIQQNKEHAFDVQSEYFSAHASSIHQIISANLQNHPMVSARLVSYIWKYWQASRFFYLGLTYCDSLYEAYVQQEGQQDNAEFALSIVNTLIGAAWISNDNFDFEGSRKYFSRALEVAQQHQNLMGMAGAYQGLAHLCLFWGDLDRADEFTVQAQKIIDQIGEPDQKFWIQSHTGRLLFVRGQFAEAEKCFLESRAGFYQRGNTWGMAWSQLHLAELYFETNQLDRADAVLNEQLENSQLSFEEMNTVRLHLLLLVAKLNVSMHRIDQAKEMLQICLDYFSDKKKAIKVNDLIGVQILTHVQDGQIGAASALIHQVMHSKKTVPTINSLIDINYCAALIGVASKQYSEARKMYQLCLQIHHQFAWAITPRRQKMYEALEQQLAAG; this comes from the coding sequence ATGAAAGCCACGCAGCATCACCTGCCCCGCTACCTGGACGACTTCATCGGGCGAACCCGAGACCTCGAAAAACTCTCAGAAGCCCTTCAACGGTATGCCCTGATTTCCATTGTGGGCTTTGGAGGGGTCGGCAAAACCCGTCTGGCCATCGAGTTCAGCAGACAACACCGTGAGGATTTCAAAGACGGCATTTACTTTTTTGATGCATACAACAGCAAAAACACCAATGTGTTCATTTCCAACATGGCCAAATTTTTTGACATCACCGATGTGAAAATCGAGATGATCACCGAATTTCTGGTGGAATACTTTCAAAACAAACGGATCCTGCTGATTTTCGACAACATGGAACACCTGCCAGAGATTGGCCTGTTCATCAAGAACCTGCTGGCAGAATGCCCTACCATCAAGATTCTGGTGACCTCCCGTGAACGCCTGAAAGTGCGTGGTGAATGCGTTTACAAAATCCACCCGTTCAATTTTGAGGCTCTGGACACCGACCTCAGCAGCAACGAAGCCATCCAGATGTTCTACAACCGTGCCCGGATGGCCGATCCGGAACTCCCCCTCACCCCCGAGAACCAGCACTTGATGTTCCAGATTTGTGCTTTGCTGGAAGGGATTCCCCTCTCCATCGAACTGGTGGCCAGTCAGGTGTTCACCCACTCCCTCCCCAGCATCCTGAAGTTCTTGCAGGACAACCAACTGCTGCAGGACCATCCAGCTTCCATCGATCTGGACGACCGCCAGCGCAGCATGCGCAACCTGATCGACTGGAGTTACCAGTTGCTGGAAAAAGAACAACAACTGGTGTTTCGCTACCTGAATTTCTTTGAGGGCAAGTTCGATCTGGATGAAACCCTGCACATCCTGCAAGTGCTTTTCGAGGAGCAGCACATTCAGGCCGATCCACGCGCAGTGGTCACCAGCCTGATGGAAAAAAACCTGCTCTATCAAAAGGTGGCTGGAGATGGCCGGGCGATGCTGTTTTTTCTGGATGTGGTCAAGGTTTATGCCCGTACACTCACCCCGGAGCATGAGCAGCACAAGATGCTGGACCTCTACACCCGTTATTATGTGCGCCGGATTCAGCAGAACAAAGAGCATGCTTTTGATGTTCAGAGCGAATACTTCAGTGCACATGCCAGCAGCATCCACCAGATCATTTCGGCCAATTTGCAAAACCATCCGATGGTGTCTGCCCGACTGGTGTCTTACATCTGGAAGTACTGGCAAGCGTCCCGATTCTTCTATCTGGGATTGACGTACTGTGATTCCCTTTACGAAGCATATGTCCAGCAAGAAGGCCAGCAGGACAATGCCGAGTTTGCCCTCTCCATTGTGAACACCCTGATCGGGGCAGCATGGATTTCCAACGACAATTTCGACTTCGAGGGCAGCCGCAAGTATTTTTCGCGGGCTCTGGAGGTGGCCCAGCAACACCAGAACCTGATGGGGATGGCGGGGGCGTATCAGGGGCTTGCCCACCTTTGCCTGTTCTGGGGCGATCTGGACCGTGCAGATGAATTTACGGTGCAGGCCCAAAAAATCATCGATCAGATCGGTGAACCGGACCAGAAGTTCTGGATCCAGAGCCACACCGGACGTTTGCTCTTTGTGCGGGGTCAATTCGCAGAAGCCGAGAAGTGCTTTCTGGAATCCAGAGCCGGTTTTTACCAGCGTGGAAACACCTGGGGCATGGCCTGGAGCCAGCTTCACCTTGCAGAACTGTACTTTGAAACCAACCAGCTTGACCGTGCCGATGCCGTTCTGAACGAGCAACTGGAAAACAGCCAGCTTTCTTTTGAGGAGATGAACACGGTTCGTTTGCACCTGCTCTTGCTGGTGGCGAAATTGAATGTGTCGATGCACCGCATCGATCAGGCCAAAGAGATGCTGCAAATCTGTCTGGATTATTTCTCAGACAAGAAAAAAGCCATCAAAGTCAATGACCTGATCGGGGTGCAAATCCTGACCCATGTTCAGGACGGCCAGATCGGCGCAGCGTCTGCCCTGATCCATCAGGTGATGCACAGCAAGAAGACGGTCCCCACCATCAACTCCTTGATTGACATCAATTACTGTGCAGCCCTGATTGGAGTGGCTTCAAAGCAATACAGTGAAGCCCGCAAAATGTACCAGTTGTGCCTTCAGATCCATCACCAGTTCGCATGGGCCATCACACCCAGACGACAGAAGATGTATGAGGCCCTTGAGCAACAACTGGCCGCAGGTTGA
- a CDS encoding winged helix-turn-helix domain-containing protein, giving the protein MLPEKVPPVRLDFDALQSWVQVQLAHIQSTMHMHGSITQTGSRPQLQVLPPTALHITTLGIPEVLHKGKVLEFPYQKVLELLLYLIFNTAATKDQLLEDIWDGKSADSVYTAIRQLRRLLKDHLDLSDEAIVKKGKYYSLSPELHFVLDTGKLDAPIFVGGKITPPYLSELMEGFDSPWIEEQRMLLNKTLLSKLQSEVQKPQLPLDRALVLHLLILTRDVYQMEALDTILKLSRELALPAVQRTAQLLKHALGEGAPVTLLVSQLREAAIQLVNEQRLSAV; this is encoded by the coding sequence GTGTTGCCTGAAAAAGTCCCCCCAGTCAGGCTTGACTTTGATGCACTCCAGAGCTGGGTGCAGGTGCAGTTGGCCCACATTCAGTCCACCATGCACATGCATGGCTCCATCACACAAACCGGTTCTCGCCCGCAACTGCAGGTTCTTCCTCCCACAGCTCTGCACATCACCACCCTTGGCATTCCTGAAGTGCTGCACAAAGGGAAAGTGCTGGAATTCCCCTACCAGAAAGTGCTGGAACTGCTGCTGTACCTGATCTTCAACACCGCAGCCACCAAAGACCAACTCTTGGAAGACATCTGGGACGGCAAATCTGCAGACAGCGTCTACACGGCCATCCGTCAACTGAGGCGGTTGCTCAAAGACCATCTGGACCTGTCAGACGAAGCCATCGTCAAAAAAGGCAAGTACTACAGCCTTTCTCCAGAGCTTCACTTCGTGCTGGACACCGGAAAGCTGGATGCTCCCATCTTTGTCGGAGGCAAGATCACCCCACCTTACCTGTCCGAACTGATGGAAGGCTTCGACTCCCCATGGATTGAAGAACAGCGCATGCTGCTCAACAAAACCCTGCTTTCCAAACTGCAGTCAGAAGTCCAGAAACCCCAACTCCCTCTGGACCGTGCACTGGTCCTGCACCTCTTGATCCTCACCCGGGATGTGTACCAGATGGAAGCCCTCGACACCATCCTGAAACTGTCCCGTGAACTGGCCTTGCCTGCTGTGCAGCGCACCGCTCAACTCCTGAAACATGCTCTGGGCGAAGGTGCACCTGTGACTTTGCTGGTGTCCCAGTTGCGAGAAGCTGCCATTCAACTGGTCAATGAACAGAGGCTCAGTGCAGTATGA
- a CDS encoding DEAD/DEAH box helicase has translation MSALSPFLQDLLGNKARPFYQEEGHPPRLVDVSTLGWSERLKQGFKHPQLYSHQADCYQAMRAGEHVVITTPTASGKTGAFLPAIVQNLLDDPNATALLVYPLVALAQDQREKLQAFLDEAGILWLTEEFQGQATVEKAFREGVRIVMATPDKLHWALANPRVALFLKHLKHLVLDEAHTYRGGFGCEISGLIRRVLALSEHLGAKPQVVLSTATIGNATEFAESLTGLEFTEINTSGAKKCPKTYYLVDHRGQARKFWDNLINQTLVHGQKTLVFFRGRSKASRMHAQYHNRPEYRDFVHLYMSGAGARDARLSRFREARSGVMFATSALEAGVDIGDLSVVVLDGYPGSRMTFRQMVGRAGRIDEGTILYLPAMDEHGVPRPADAFYSNPQNFRQLLQGAVERAVIEAHNNYITPKHLSRMQHEFYAVGLNPPEQAAGSNWALGMKRWNLRSDDGEKYYVVERELWESNPKKALFEPLETPSGHYAHAEKHIGAVFSWDGIGYQVSDWLPSPQGTVILVEKTPQVGEFTRGNFRVKVTPVKMEKWETRGDLAFRFGEVSVQKEYLGYQLHRQVFARACPKCDHEAQPEEKTCPKCNARIRDRVLEQKLAEHTFEAPLTLPSFRTCTLEIGVKSTGGTAHALKHALIKLIPELVACDPNDIAGAFRADKDNYFFIYDDWKGGLGISHRAYKDLPLLLDRALELCSSTCCENGCYQCLEVERCGSPTLENGENRHLNKTGAREFLENHLGKKVRIEAAPLPEIEASTLNWELQARELLELQGLSSTEVSKRLGIPSREFQNLPSSPLRVMHPKFGEGILISAIGYGSLRKAKIRFPTQEKTFLVALAPIQVIG, from the coding sequence ATGTCGGCGCTCTCCCCTTTTCTTCAGGACCTGCTGGGCAACAAAGCTCGCCCGTTTTACCAGGAAGAAGGTCACCCTCCCAGACTGGTGGATGTGTCCACCCTCGGATGGTCTGAACGGCTGAAGCAGGGCTTCAAGCACCCGCAACTGTATTCCCATCAGGCCGACTGTTACCAGGCCATGCGGGCCGGAGAACACGTGGTCATCACCACACCGACCGCCTCTGGAAAAACCGGGGCTTTTCTGCCGGCCATCGTGCAAAACCTGCTGGACGATCCCAACGCCACTGCCCTGCTGGTTTACCCTCTGGTGGCCCTCGCACAGGACCAGAGGGAAAAACTGCAAGCCTTTCTGGACGAAGCAGGCATCCTGTGGCTCACCGAAGAATTTCAGGGACAGGCCACCGTGGAAAAAGCGTTCCGTGAAGGGGTTCGCATTGTGATGGCCACCCCCGACAAACTGCACTGGGCTCTGGCCAACCCCAGGGTGGCCCTGTTCTTGAAACACCTCAAGCATCTGGTGCTGGACGAGGCCCACACCTACCGGGGCGGATTTGGCTGCGAAATCTCGGGATTGATCCGCCGGGTGCTGGCCCTGTCAGAGCATCTGGGCGCAAAACCGCAAGTGGTGCTTTCTACAGCCACCATCGGCAATGCCACCGAATTTGCAGAATCATTGACCGGACTGGAATTCACCGAGATCAACACCTCGGGGGCCAAGAAATGCCCCAAGACCTATTATCTGGTGGACCACCGTGGACAGGCCCGCAAATTCTGGGACAACCTCATCAACCAAACCTTGGTCCACGGCCAGAAAACGCTGGTGTTTTTCAGGGGGCGTTCCAAAGCCTCACGGATGCATGCCCAGTACCACAACCGTCCCGAGTACCGCGATTTTGTACACCTTTACATGTCGGGTGCAGGGGCCAGAGACGCCCGCCTGAGCCGCTTCAGGGAAGCCAGAAGTGGGGTGATGTTCGCGACCAGTGCTCTGGAAGCCGGAGTGGACATCGGAGACCTCAGTGTGGTGGTGCTGGACGGTTACCCCGGTTCACGGATGACCTTCCGGCAGATGGTGGGCCGGGCTGGACGCATTGACGAGGGGACCATCCTGTACCTGCCTGCCATGGACGAGCACGGGGTCCCGAGACCCGCAGATGCTTTCTACAGCAATCCCCAGAACTTCCGGCAACTGCTGCAAGGGGCCGTGGAACGGGCTGTGATCGAAGCCCACAACAATTACATCACCCCCAAACACCTGTCCCGCATGCAACACGAATTCTATGCCGTGGGCCTGAATCCTCCCGAGCAGGCTGCAGGCAGCAACTGGGCGCTGGGCATGAAACGCTGGAACCTCCGCAGCGACGACGGCGAAAAATACTATGTGGTGGAACGGGAACTCTGGGAAAGCAACCCCAAAAAAGCCCTGTTTGAACCTCTGGAAACCCCCAGCGGCCACTACGCCCACGCTGAAAAGCACATCGGAGCGGTGTTCAGTTGGGATGGCATCGGTTATCAGGTGTCCGACTGGCTGCCCAGCCCACAAGGCACCGTCATTCTGGTGGAAAAAACCCCTCAGGTGGGAGAATTCACCCGGGGCAACTTCCGGGTCAAAGTGACCCCGGTCAAAATGGAAAAATGGGAAACCCGAGGCGATCTGGCCTTTCGCTTTGGAGAGGTCAGTGTGCAAAAAGAGTACCTCGGGTACCAGTTGCACCGACAGGTGTTCGCCAGAGCCTGCCCCAAATGCGACCACGAAGCCCAACCCGAAGAAAAAACCTGCCCGAAATGCAACGCCCGCATTCGGGACCGGGTGCTGGAACAAAAACTGGCCGAGCACACCTTTGAAGCCCCCCTGACCCTGCCCAGTTTCCGCACCTGCACTCTGGAAATCGGCGTGAAGTCCACCGGAGGCACCGCCCACGCCCTCAAACACGCCTTGATCAAACTGATCCCCGAGCTGGTGGCCTGCGACCCCAACGACATTGCCGGAGCCTTCCGTGCAGACAAAGACAACTACTTCTTCATTTACGACGACTGGAAAGGCGGACTGGGCATCAGTCACCGGGCGTACAAGGACCTGCCCCTCCTGCTGGACCGGGCTCTGGAACTCTGCTCCAGCACCTGTTGCGAAAACGGCTGTTACCAGTGCCTTGAAGTGGAACGCTGCGGCTCTCCCACATTGGAAAACGGGGAAAACCGCCACCTCAACAAAACCGGTGCCCGCGAATTTCTGGAAAACCACCTCGGGAAGAAAGTGCGGATCGAAGCGGCACCCCTCCCAGAGATCGAGGCCAGCACCCTCAACTGGGAACTGCAAGCCAGAGAACTGCTCGAACTGCAAGGCCTCTCCAGCACCGAAGTCAGCAAACGGCTCGGGATTCCCTCCCGTGAATTTCAGAATTTGCCCTCCTCTCCCCTCAGGGTGATGCACCCCAAATTTGGAGAGGGCATCCTGATCTCGGCCATCGGATACGGCTCCCTCAGGAAAGCCAAAATCCGCTTTCCAACACAAGAAAAAACCTTTCTGGTGGCCCTTGCGCCCATACAGGTGATTGGTTAA
- the dnaB gene encoding replicative DNA helicase, protein MDPVARVAPNSIDAEVSVLGSILLDNDTLINLGDQVTSDMFYRESHRKIFAAMRLLADRGQPIDLVTLSEELRAKNVLDEVGGVSYLVGLSESVPTAVYAEYYARIIQEKFTLRQLIQASGKIMQLAYDGEVALDELLDRSEQMIFDVSQKEGKDEFQSMNTVMHDTFEYITQLHATGGHVEGTKSGFRDLDSMITGFSPGSLNVLAARPSMGKCLTANTWIDVPGTGKRVTIQTFVEQQLPEVYGISETGKLRPTRVSHWIDSGVKPVRRVKTRLGREVEVTLHHPFLTPEGWTPLYDLQLGSRIAVPRQVPNFGNQSHLTSEQVRLLAYLIAEGNLTNTSPRFTNTDPEIVADFKAIVASLFPELTVRQDGIDYIVARAHVPGAQKNQKNPLTEFLREHSLMGKSAHFKRVPEAIFTLGKEKTAEFIRVLFSCDATIYSLNGKHPRIEFTVASRGLAADIHHLLTRFGVVAKLWQKTAKSHRVEITEPQSVALYQEAIGWFGEKATRVFELHPERHSNSGHLPAQVWEKVRALASQHTLSLTQLATLSGEKVGVGYNPHTNRGITQKRLEGYAQVLQSPELQRLSSPDLYWDEIVSIEDLGEQQVYDLTVPDGSNFIAQDICVHNTAFALSIAQNVALRGEGKTTAVFSLEMPAQQLALRMLCSEARVDMNRVRSGQLSEQDFVRLANAAARLSEAPIYIDDVPNLTANELRSKLRRIKTKTGSLGLVVIDYLQLMSGSKGGGGENRQQEISAISRGLKGIARELEVPVIVLSQLSRAVEQRPNHRPMLSDLRESGAIEQDADIVMFIYRDEYYNKETDQQGIAEIIIGKQRNGPVGTVKLQFHSQHVRFNDLAQDGV, encoded by the coding sequence ATGGATCCTGTAGCACGAGTCGCACCAAACAGCATTGACGCCGAAGTGAGCGTTCTGGGCAGCATTTTGCTGGACAATGACACCCTGATCAATCTGGGAGACCAGGTCACATCAGACATGTTCTACCGGGAATCCCACCGCAAAATCTTCGCAGCCATGCGCCTGCTGGCAGACCGTGGACAGCCCATCGATCTGGTGACCCTTTCCGAAGAACTGCGGGCCAAAAACGTGCTGGACGAAGTGGGAGGGGTTTCCTATCTGGTGGGCCTCTCCGAAAGCGTGCCCACAGCCGTTTACGCCGAATATTACGCCCGCATCATTCAAGAAAAATTCACCCTCCGGCAACTGATTCAGGCCTCGGGCAAAATCATGCAACTGGCCTACGACGGAGAAGTGGCTCTGGATGAACTGCTGGACCGCTCTGAGCAAATGATCTTTGATGTCTCCCAAAAAGAAGGCAAAGATGAATTCCAGAGCATGAACACCGTCATGCACGACACCTTCGAGTACATCACCCAACTTCATGCCACAGGAGGTCACGTCGAAGGCACCAAGAGCGGGTTTCGGGATCTGGACAGCATGATCACGGGCTTTTCACCGGGCAGTTTGAACGTGCTGGCCGCCAGGCCTTCAATGGGAAAATGCTTGACGGCAAACACCTGGATTGATGTTCCCGGAACAGGAAAACGGGTCACCATCCAAACCTTTGTGGAACAACAACTCCCCGAGGTTTACGGCATCTCAGAAACCGGGAAATTGCGCCCCACCAGAGTCTCCCACTGGATTGACAGTGGAGTGAAGCCTGTTCGGCGGGTCAAAACCCGGCTCGGGCGTGAGGTGGAAGTCACCCTCCACCATCCCTTCTTGACCCCAGAGGGTTGGACCCCCCTGTATGACCTGCAACTGGGCAGCCGAATTGCTGTTCCCAGACAGGTGCCCAATTTCGGAAACCAGAGCCACCTGACGTCAGAACAGGTGCGTTTGCTGGCCTACCTGATTGCGGAAGGCAACCTCACCAACACCTCTCCGAGGTTCACCAACACCGACCCGGAAATCGTGGCAGACTTCAAAGCCATCGTTGCGAGCCTGTTCCCAGAGCTGACCGTCAGACAGGACGGCATCGATTACATTGTGGCCCGTGCCCATGTTCCCGGTGCCCAGAAGAACCAGAAAAATCCCCTGACGGAATTCCTGCGTGAACACAGCCTGATGGGGAAAAGCGCCCACTTCAAACGGGTTCCAGAGGCCATCTTCACCCTTGGCAAAGAAAAGACCGCAGAATTCATCCGGGTGCTGTTCAGTTGCGATGCCACCATTTACAGCCTGAATGGCAAGCACCCCCGCATTGAATTCACGGTGGCCTCCAGAGGGCTTGCAGCAGACATCCACCACCTACTGACCCGGTTTGGCGTCGTTGCCAAACTCTGGCAAAAAACCGCCAAATCCCACAGGGTCGAAATCACCGAGCCCCAGAGTGTGGCCCTGTATCAGGAAGCCATTGGATGGTTTGGTGAAAAAGCCACACGGGTTTTTGAATTGCATCCAGAAAGGCACAGCAACTCGGGCCACCTCCCCGCTCAGGTCTGGGAAAAAGTGCGTGCCCTTGCCAGCCAACACACCCTTTCACTGACCCAACTGGCCACCCTCAGCGGAGAGAAAGTGGGGGTCGGTTACAACCCCCACACCAACAGGGGCATCACCCAAAAAAGACTGGAAGGCTACGCACAGGTGCTGCAAAGCCCAGAGCTGCAACGCCTCTCCAGCCCGGACCTGTACTGGGATGAAATCGTGTCCATCGAAGACCTCGGAGAACAACAGGTGTACGACCTGACTGTGCCCGACGGTTCCAACTTCATTGCACAGGACATCTGCGTTCACAACACGGCTTTCGCTCTGTCCATCGCGCAAAACGTGGCTTTGCGCGGTGAAGGCAAAACCACTGCCGTTTTCAGTCTGGAAATGCCCGCCCAGCAACTGGCCCTCCGCATGCTGTGCTCCGAAGCCCGGGTGGACATGAACCGCGTCAGAAGCGGTCAATTGAGCGAACAGGATTTTGTGAGGCTTGCCAACGCTGCCGCCAGACTCAGCGAAGCCCCCATTTACATTGACGACGTGCCCAACTTGACCGCCAACGAACTGAGAAGCAAACTGAGGCGCATCAAAACCAAAACAGGCTCTCTGGGCCTCGTGGTCATTGATTACTTGCAGCTCATGAGCGGATCCAAAGGGGGCGGAGGGGAAAACCGACAACAGGAAATCAGTGCGATTTCTCGGGGCCTGAAAGGCATTGCCCGAGAACTGGAAGTCCCTGTGATCGTGCTGTCCCAGCTTTCCCGTGCTGTGGAACAGCGTCCAAACCACCGGCCCATGCTGTCCGACTTGCGCGAATCGGGGGCAATCGAGCAGGACGCAGACATCGTGATGTTCATTTACCGGGATGAGTATTACAACAAAGAAACCGATCAGCAGGGCATTGCCGAGATCATCATCGGCAAACAGAGGAACGGGCCTGTGGGCACGGTGAAGCTGCAATTCCACAGCCAGCACGTGCGCTTCAATGACCTCGCGCAAGATGGGGTTTGA
- a CDS encoding SDR family NAD(P)-dependent oxidoreductase, which yields MMSHPHAQSSEFCALDGRIVAVTNADQGFGRSIALMLAEKGATVILLSDNPEAISVLASEIEEKGGEAIPIKASPTSMSDWRAALEKVTEIFGEVHGIVHVADRVSYSHFDYLPEAEWVEIANYNVRSSLTILQHIKRNHQHTWVTVIAPPLDAQLLHMHAFRGALIHLTQHSVQENLRVNLLIPSRAAHSDEWDVGLSTAVCHFADPKMEHIAGNIITVPLPPVPKPEALEALEAAEAEAEWEEENP from the coding sequence ATGATGTCACATCCTCACGCCCAGTCGTCTGAATTCTGTGCTCTGGATGGTCGCATTGTGGCCGTGACCAACGCCGACCAGGGATTTGGTCGCTCCATTGCCCTCATGCTTGCCGAGAAGGGCGCCACGGTGATCCTGCTCAGCGACAACCCCGAGGCCATCAGCGTGCTGGCTTCCGAAATTGAAGAAAAGGGCGGTGAGGCCATCCCCATCAAGGCCAGTCCCACCAGCATGTCCGACTGGCGGGCCGCTCTGGAAAAAGTCACCGAGATTTTTGGCGAGGTGCACGGCATTGTGCATGTCGCGGATCGGGTGAGTTATTCGCACTTTGATTACCTTCCAGAGGCCGAGTGGGTGGAGATCGCCAATTACAATGTGCGTTCCAGCCTGACCATTTTGCAGCACATCAAACGCAACCACCAGCACACCTGGGTGACGGTGATTGCCCCTCCTCTGGACGCCCAGTTGCTGCACATGCATGCCTTCCGTGGGGCGTTGATCCATTTGACCCAGCATTCCGTGCAGGAAAACCTGCGTGTGAACCTGCTGATTCCCAGCCGTGCAGCCCACAGCGATGAGTGGGACGTGGGCCTCAGCACTGCGGTGTGTCATTTTGCCGATCCCAAAATGGAGCACATCGCTGGAAACATCATCACGGTGCCTCTGCCACCTGTTCCCAAACCCGAGGCCTTAGAGGCTCTGGAAGCCGCTGAAGCCGAAGCCGAGTGGGAAGAGGAAAATCCGTGA
- the nrdR gene encoding transcriptional regulator NrdR yields MKCPYCSSADTRVINSRPSDEGASIRRRRECERCGRRFTTYERAQLEPLMVIKRDTHREPFNPDKLLRGLMLATEKRPINHEALRKFAYSFEDENPTHEITSEEIGRRAMLFLKPLDEVAYIRFASVYREFDSLERFIEEIKGLKDS; encoded by the coding sequence GTGAAGTGTCCGTACTGCTCTTCGGCAGACACGCGGGTGATCAATTCCCGCCCGAGCGACGAGGGGGCCTCGATCCGCAGGCGCAGGGAGTGTGAGCGGTGTGGACGCCGTTTCACCACTTACGAACGGGCACAGCTTGAACCCCTGATGGTGATCAAGCGGGACACCCACCGCGAACCGTTCAACCCGGACAAGTTGTTGCGCGGTCTGATGCTGGCCACCGAAAAACGCCCCATCAACCATGAAGCACTGCGCAAGTTCGCATACAGCTTTGAGGATGAAAACCCCACCCATGAAATCACCTCCGAGGAAATCGGACGGCGGGCCATGCTGTTCCTGAAACCTCTGGACGAGGTGGCCTACATCCGGTTCGCTTCGGTGTACCGTGAATTTGATTCTCTGGAGCGCTTCATCGAGGAGATCAAGGGTCTCAAAGATTCCTGA
- a CDS encoding YncE family protein yields the protein MENNPIDKLNANDVFIYKDHLFAQVKNTLYSLQIQITPEREVVWGEVKKISGPADLPDRAKGDPNNVNTKDMHRFPDWFTAQSPSGKLLYVNQSGSAVVFVFDLEHQKFLRTLKLKQEIEHLTVSDRYLVGHVYNDGEDNVRVYDLQGKEVKLIRKVCPRNIRGRITFLSGDGKHLVAQCSGYTFTEGKEYAGLQVFRTGTWDRVGEVVLPFETASQVVLSEDGKRVLFVDLEGKLQVWDLLASLRRVK from the coding sequence ATGGAAAATAATCCAATTGATAAACTGAACGCGAACGATGTTTTCATTTACAAAGACCATCTGTTTGCTCAAGTCAAAAATACTCTGTACAGTCTTCAGATCCAGATCACTCCCGAGCGTGAAGTGGTGTGGGGAGAGGTGAAGAAAATCTCTGGACCAGCAGACTTGCCAGACAGGGCCAAAGGTGATCCGAACAATGTGAACACCAAAGACATGCACCGATTCCCAGACTGGTTCACTGCCCAGAGCCCTTCAGGGAAACTGCTGTACGTGAACCAGAGTGGTTCTGCTGTGGTGTTTGTGTTCGATTTGGAGCACCAGAAGTTCTTGAGGACACTGAAGTTGAAGCAGGAGATTGAGCATCTGACGGTGAGTGACCGTTATCTGGTGGGGCATGTGTACAACGATGGGGAAGACAACGTGCGGGTGTATGACCTGCAAGGGAAGGAAGTGAAGTTGATTCGGAAGGTGTGCCCGAGGAACATCCGGGGTCGGATCACGTTTCTGAGTGGAGATGGGAAGCATCTGGTGGCGCAATGCTCTGGGTACACGTTCACGGAGGGGAAGGAGTACGCGGGTTTGCAGGTGTTCCGAACAGGGACGTGGGATCGGGTGGGCGAGGTGGTGTTGCCTTTTGAGACGGCATCGCAGGTGGTGTTGTCTGAGGATGGGAAGAGGGTGTTGTTTGTGGATTTGGAAGGGAAGTTGCAGGTGTGGGACTTGCTGGCTTCCTTGCGGAGGGTGAAATAA